The Synechococcus sp. MVIR-18-1 region TATTTATCCCGAACCGATGGGTGTTGCCTATATTGCAAAACCCCTTGGTGATGGCAAGTTCGATCTGGTCGCCAAGATTAAGCCTAATCAGTGGCAATCGTTGGCTCAACTCTGATCTGTCCTCTACTGCAAGTCCTTTAGAGGTAGCTGGCTCATTGATTGAGCCAGCTTTTTTAATTCGATGAGTATCTATATCATGATTCGTGTTTGTTATTTACTGGCTTGATGCTTTGATTTATTTGAATTTCTGTTTTTGAATTGCATCTAGGTGAGATCATCGTGGTTCGTAGTAGTCTTTATAGGCTTCGCTTTTTTCATGAAATCCAAGGGTATACCTCCATAAATCGTTATTATTATGGGAATGAATACCATCCCTACGATTAGAAGGCCAATAGGCTGCTGTTGTTCATATTCCCTTGTGGCCGCATAAATAGCCAAAGTACAAACAACAGCATAAAGTGACATTGAAGTTATGAATTTTAGCACTTTGATTTATTTGTATATTTTTTACTTTAGGAAACCGTGTCGTATTTAGTGGCATTTGTCGCTACGGCTGAGACTGTCTTTGATTACCTGGCATGGTGACTAAAGAAGATCAGGCTCCGTTCTTAGTATAGTTTGGCAATAAAAAATCGGTATTAATGGTTTTCGATTCCCAGGGGCAAGATTTTCTAGCCTGATTGAGTCTAGACAAGGATAAAACCGTTTTCTATCTCTTACAAAAATAATACGCTGTAAGTTTTCTGGTGTAGTTCGTTTATCTGGTGTCTTACATCGACTCGGTCTTGGATTCGATCATGTTTCTCTAAGCAAAAAAAAGCCGCCCTGTCCAGGAGCGACTTGGTGTATGCGCCACCGTGTTGACCAAACGGTGCCTTCTTCTATTAAAACTAAATGAGAGCCAATTGTCCCAGCGATAAGAACAATTTAATTACTCACTTGTTATGAGGGGTTGTAACTTATGCAATTCTCTCAGTTGTTGGGGAATAGATGTGATCGTGCACAAATTAGACTTGAAAAGCCTTCAGTCACAGCCTTATTACTGATTCGACGATGCTTGTCTCCGTTGTCTCCTCTGAACTGTTGGGTTTGACACCTCTCCTGTATTTGTGAGTGGGGCGTTTGTATTTATACCAATGCCAGTACGTTATGCATATAATTCACTTGTTGTGAGCTTATTGCTCCTCCTCTTCTTCTTCCATTTTCATTATTAGCTCTTTATTCTCTTCTGAATAACATGTTTTTATGAAATCTCCAGGTGTAAAGCTGTCATAGCTTTCGGCCTCGAATTCTATTTCTCCACTTTTAATCTTTTCTAATACTTCATTTGGCTCTAAGCCTGCGGGCGCTTTTACCGTGATGTGATAGATAGTGGGAAACTTTAGCGCCCAAGAGTAAATAGACAAGTTTTAAATACAGAAGATATTTTTATTTTAACTTCCTCCGCTGTTCTATTGCTCTGTCATCTGATTCATTTGCATGTAGTTCAATTGCTTCTTCCACCCTGCCATCAGTTCATGTGGTGGCTGGTTTGGGGTTTGGGCCAGCTGAAAGTAAGAAATGTATTCTAGATAGAGGGTGGTAGTAAGCATTCTCTTGTTTGGTTGGTTTCGACTATTTTTGTTTAATATCCTCTGAATTTTCTTGATCCTAAGCTATGGCCTTGCATTGTTTATTTGTTTCTTTTATTCGTCAGACGGATTACTTCGCTTTTGGTTTTAATTCTTGCAAGCCAAGGTTCTTTTGGAGGTGAACAGTATTTGAAAAGGATTTATTGAAGTTTGTTTTCATTCCTCTCCGATTAGGATGATCCATATTTTTCTCTGGAAATGGGCTAAAGCTTCGATTTAAATACTTTTACTGGCTTTTTACCCCTTAAAAATTTTAGAATTTTCTTTTAACCAATTTCTAATTTGCTTTTTTGTTTATGTGAAGGGAGTCTTGATAAATCTCTAATTCTTTTTTTGCAGTAATCCATTCGTCTAGAAGGTTAGATGTCTGGTAGTCTTTCCAGTTTATTTCGCAAGAAATGACTCGAGCATGCAATGCTCTTTCTGTTTTAGTTCTAAATCGGATAGTACCGCTATCAAGAGGGGCAATTGCAAAATAATACCAGTTTGGTGTAACCACAAATCTCTCCTATTCCTTCTATCAAAGCGTAGCAAGGATCTTGTTGGACTATTAAACGAAATAATCTTTCTGATTCAGTATGACAAGATGCTATTTCATTTTAGTCACAACTAATTTACTTTCTTCCCTGCCATTTGATGCATTGATATGTAAGAAAGGCTTTACTTGTTTTGTTTTTGGTATGTAATCTATTCAAATCAGGTTTTGAAAGGCTATGGATTGGCGAATAATTGCTGTTTTTACGCCCATTGTGCTAGCAATCTCTTGGGCTGTCTTTAATATAGGGCGTGCGGCGTTGGGACAGCTGCAATTAGCTGTCAAGGATTTCAAGAAAAATCAATCATGATCAGCTTAGTGTGTTTCGATCCTCCAGGTTTTTAGCTTCTGTTTTATGAGCCTTTTGCTCTAAATCTTTAGTTTTATATTATTGGGTTCAGTAAGTATTGGGTTTTTGCTTATGATGGGGTGAGTTATTGCTTTTTCTTTCTTCTCTTTTGAAAAGTATTTGCTGTTGTGATTGTCTCAATTAGGCCCCGCCTCACTGTGGTTAGGATTTATTGATTTGTCAAAAGTTCTGTCAATCCCCGCGTTGGATTTGATTTAATAGCCCTTCATCTTCCTGTTCTAATATTGTTTTGAATAGAAGAATGGTGGTATCTTAGATGAAGTAATAAGTTTCTATTACTTCTAACTCGTCGTCAACGAGCTCTATGGCTATTAAGCTCATTTCATTCTGCCTTGATATTAAATCAGCCCAGGCTGTCTTTGCTAGTTCAAGCGTTTCATAAGTTCCAGAACTGTTTTCTTCTTCTACATCGCATTGAAAAATTTGATAGGGAGGCATGTTCAGTTTTTTTGGAGTTTTTTAGGCTTTTTTGGGCTTTTTGATCTGTTTTCGTTAGAGTGATTCTAAGTCTTGCTGCTATCTATCGGTTAGTGCATAAATGCCTATCACTCTATCTCCTGTCATCTATTACTTGAGAATGTTGTATTGGTTAATAGTCTCAGATTGCTTAGCCTCCATGATTGAGATGTATTGTTATTTTCTTCCCTAATGGTTTCTTTGTTTATCGAAGCATGGCCTGTTGAACTAACTTATGGAGACAATCAAGTTTTGGTTTTGGGAACATGGGTTTTTATGCTTACAACGTGTATGGCTCTACTGCTTGGTGCGATTTCAATGTTTGAAGAGGATATTCCTGAACCGGGTAGAAGGAACAAGTGAAGTTATTATTGCCTAGCTAGATAGCGCAAGAGGCCACAAATATTTCTTTATAACTATCGATCCTCATGGATGCCGACTGTTTAATGTAGATAAACTCCTCCGATAGAGCACAGGGTTTTACTCAATAATATGTTTCTTTCTTGAGGCATATAGGGTTTTATGGATAACAGTAGTGAATCTGAAGTGAGGCATATGTCATGATCTTGGTTTCCAGTTCATAAAATCTACACAAAAAAAGAGCTGGATATATCCAACTCTTTTTTATTCTTGGCTAGATCTTAGGTAGCTAGTCGGCTTCAACCGAGACTGATTTGAGAAATAATGCCTCGACCAGTCAGAAGTTCCGTACTGAGGCCTTTCACGAAGCCCATCATTGCAAGCCTCCCGTTCCACTGCTCAGCGAAGG contains the following coding sequences:
- a CDS encoding high light inducible protein, which gives rise to MRKSRFGFSSFAEQWNGRLAMMGFVKGLSTELLTGRGIISQISLG
- a CDS encoding photosystem II protein Y — its product is MDWRIIAVFTPIVLAISWAVFNIGRAALGQLQLAVKDFKKNQS